The sequence below is a genomic window from Streptomyces sp. B21-105.
ACTGCCGGAAGGTGCCCAGATCACCGCCGAGGACGACGCGCCGCGCTTCCTGGTAGAGGTCACCGTCCCGCAAGGAGCCCTGTCCGAGCGCCGCAAGGCGGGCCTGGTCGAGGAGGCGACCAAGAACGTCCTGGCCGCGGCCGGCCTCGGCCCGGACGACGCCCTGCGGGTGTGGGTGCTGGTGCACGAGCAGCCCGACGGCACGTGGGGCGCGGGCGGCTCCGTCATTCGCTACGACGACCTGGTGGCATTGGCGAAGGGACAGCGCACCGATGCGTGAACTGACCTATGTCGCCAAGCGCACCGTCGAGTGGCGCGAGGCACCCGACCCGAAACTCCAGTCCGACGGGGAGGCGATCGTCGCACCGGTGGCCGCCACCTCCTGCGACGTGGACTCCTCCATCCTGGCCGGGCACGGTTTCATCGAGCCGCCCTTTGCCCTCGGTCACGAGTGTGTCGCCCGGGTCGTCGAAAGCGGCGACGCCGTCACCGCCGTAGCCCCTGGTGACCTGGTCGTCGTCCCCTGGTCCGTCAACTGCGGTACCTGCGAGCGCTGCCGGGCCGGGCTGACCGCGCACTGCACCGCCGTCCCCTACATGGCGATGTACGGCGCACCGATCGGCGGCAGTTGGGGCGGGCTCTTCTCCGACCTGGTCCGCGTGCCCTACGCCGACGCCATGCTGGTCCCGCTACCGGCCGGGCTGGACCCGGTCGCCATGGCGTCCGCCAGCGACAACTGGTCCCTGGCCTGGCGCCTGGTCGCCCCTCACCTCGAGGCCCGCCCCGGAGCACGCGTCCTGGTCGTCGCCCGCGGCAGCATCGGCCTCTACGTGTGCGACATCGCCCGCGCGCTCGGCGCCTCCGAGGTGCTCTACGTCGACCCCGACCCCGAACACCGCACCCTGGCTCGCGCGTTCGGAGCCGCCACCGCCGAAGCCCTGGAACCGATCCCCCAGGGCTACGACATCGCCGTCGAGGCCACCGGCCGCGTCGACCAGCTCGGCCTGGCCGTCAAGTCCCTGAGTCCGGAGGGGATCTGCGAGTCGGCGGGCAACCATTTCCGCCCCGGCGAGCTGCCCCTGCTCGACATGTACCTCACCGGCGTCACCCTGCGCATCGCCCGCGACAACGTCCGCGCCCACATCCCCGACGCCCTCGAACTCGCCGCCTCCGGCAAGGTCGCCCCCGAGAAGGTCGTCTCCCACGTCATCGACTGGGAGGACCTGCCGACCGCACTGCCGGAGAAGCACCTGAAGCCGGTCTTCGTCCGGGCCGATGACTGACCCCACCCGGCACTCACTCCACCAGCCCACCCCACCGAGAAGCCCGATGCACAGTTCCCTCACCGACCCGCCACCCATTGGCACTGCCACACAACCCACGCGAACGACAGCCGAGGAACTGGAACACCAAAGGGCGGCCATAACCCGCCTCGGCCACGAACTGCGCGCTCTGGTGGAAGCCACCGTCCGCACCGCCGCCTCCCCGGACACCCTCCACCGCGTGGCGGACGGCGTCCGTGCCATCACCAGCCAGCTGACGGGCCGACGGCGGTCGCGGGCGGAGATCCCCGAGGTGGACGAGTTCCCCACAGAGACACGTATCTACAGCCCTGTGACCGGGGCCGGGAGCCCGCTGGCCCCGCCCGTACAGGTGAAGCCCACCGCCGACGGCCTGGTGGGTCACTGCACGCTCGGCATCGCCCACGAAGGGCCGCCCGGCTACGGCCACGGCGGCA
It includes:
- a CDS encoding tautomerase family protein, giving the protein MPMIRLTAPAGALTEQGRQSIQRDLAAVLLRWEGAPDTAFFRAQAWSYLTELPEGAQITAEDDAPRFLVEVTVPQGALSERRKAGLVEEATKNVLAAAGLGPDDALRVWVLVHEQPDGTWGAGGSVIRYDDLVALAKGQRTDA
- a CDS encoding zinc-dependent alcohol dehydrogenase, which gives rise to MRELTYVAKRTVEWREAPDPKLQSDGEAIVAPVAATSCDVDSSILAGHGFIEPPFALGHECVARVVESGDAVTAVAPGDLVVVPWSVNCGTCERCRAGLTAHCTAVPYMAMYGAPIGGSWGGLFSDLVRVPYADAMLVPLPAGLDPVAMASASDNWSLAWRLVAPHLEARPGARVLVVARGSIGLYVCDIARALGASEVLYVDPDPEHRTLARAFGAATAEALEPIPQGYDIAVEATGRVDQLGLAVKSLSPEGICESAGNHFRPGELPLLDMYLTGVTLRIARDNVRAHIPDALELAASGKVAPEKVVSHVIDWEDLPTALPEKHLKPVFVRADD
- a CDS encoding PaaI family thioesterase, translating into MHSSLTDPPPIGTATQPTRTTAEELEHQRAAITRLGHELRALVEATVRTAASPDTLHRVADGVRAITSQLTGRRRSRAEIPEVDEFPTETRIYSPVTGAGSPLAPPVQVKPTADGLVGHCTLGIAHEGPPGYGHGGMSAMLLDELMGRACAAAGTPGLTVSLQMRYHRPVPLETPLRILARVTSTDDRKIFVSGSITIQTDPDAILVTADGVFIAPDPHRTRTLFPGLQAEP